The nucleotide sequence GGCTATTCGGGCATCAAGCGCAGCATTCTGGGCCAGCACCGGCGTAGCAGCCAGTAGAGACAAAGCGAAAAGGAAACGAGGTATATACAACATCATAAAGCGAAAAGGGAACCACACTAAAAAAAGGCGTGCCTGGGGCGTACCAGAGAAGACAAGATAAGCCCGTACGTTTACCCTAGTCTTCGGGATAGATAGACCCAGCCAGTTCATCAAACATACATAGCAATGAACAGCTTCAAGCACCTCCAGAAACAACCCTCTTTCGTTTACGGGGACGCTGCCTATCTACTACAGTACCGTTTCACCGACGGCGAGGGCTTCCCGCCATCCTACCTCGACTTTGCCCTGCAAGTAGGCTGGGGGAGGCTCTGTAACCTGTTCTTGGTCTACATCCCGGCGCTGGAACACGCCGACTCGTGGCCGGTTCAGTCGGCACGCATCAAAGGCTTTATGGATATTTTCTACCAGGAAATGGAGTATGACCCTTTCCTATTGGAGCCCGATGGATACCCAGGCATCGAGTCTGCCTTGGTACCCTTCGGGATGAGCGAAAACGGAGAGTACCTGGCTTGGGATAGCAGCCAGCGGAACGCAGCCAACGAATTCCCCATTTATGTAGTAGCAGCACGCATGGGGGGTATCCGGTATGGCGCCAGCAACTTGTACGACTTCCTGGCGAAGTGCACAAACGACCAAGAAGTAAAATCGGTGCTGGGAGCCGGGTACAGCAAGTTAGAACCAGTTTTCGAGCCTCTTCGTCTGGCTTGAGCGGTTGGTTAGGCCTGCCAGGATAGGCTTATTAATTGGTAGAGTTGTGAACTTTTGTTCTTTTGTACCCTAGCAGATCCTAACTTGGTGCCGTAGCTGGAAAAGCAAATGGCAGCACCAGCTCCGGTCCGGCGAAGTCATCCACTGGCTTGAACTCCCCACGTCCTGTTTATACCCTTTTTTCAATTCAATGGCTGAACAAACTCTTACTGGCCTGCGGGCTGGCGTCCTGCACGGCGACGAAGTGCAAGCCCTCTTCCAAGTAGCTAAGGCCAATGCCTTCGCTCTGCCCGCCGTCAACGTGACGGGTAGCAACACGGTGAATGCGGTATTGGAAACGGCTGCGGCCGTCAACTCGCCGGTTATCATTCAGTTCTCCAATGGTGGCGCGCAGTTTTTTGCGGGTAAGTCTATCCCCAATGGCGACCAGCGAGCCAGCATTGCCGGTGCTATTTCCGGTGCGCAGCACGTGCACCTCATGGCCGAGCTCTACGATGTGCCCGTGATTCTGCACACCGACCACGCCGCCAAAAAGCTTCTACCCTGGATCGACGGCCTGCTCGCCGCCGGCGAAAAGCACTTCGCCCAGTACGGACAGCCGCTCTACAGCTCTCACATGCTGGATTTGTCGGAGGAGCCCATTGAAGAGAACATCGAAATCTGCAAGCGCTACCTAGAGCGCATGAGCAAGATTGGCATGACGCTGGAAATCGAACTGGGCGTAACCGGCGGCGAAGAAGACGGCGTTGATAACTCGGATGTGGATAGCTCCAAGCTCTACACCCAGCCTGAGGAAGTGGCCTACGCCTACGAGCAACTGAGCGAGGTTAGCCCACGCTTTACCATTGCGGCCGCTTTCGGTAACGTGCACGGCGTATACAAGCCTGGCAACGTGAAGTTGCAACCTGTAATCCTGCACAACTCGCAGGAGTTCCTGCGGGAGAAGCACAACATTGCCGAGGCCCTGCCTATCAACTTTGTGTTCCACGGCGGCTCCGGCTCCAGCCAAGCTGAAATCCGCGAGGCCATCAGCTACGGCGCCATCAAGATGAACCTAGACACCGACTTGCAGTGGGCGCTGTGGGAAGGCATCAAGGATTACTACGTGAAAAACGAAGGCTTCTTGCAAGGTCAGATCGGCAACCCAAGCGGCGCCGACTCGCCCAACAAGAAGTACTACGACCCCCGCGTGTGGCTGCGTAAAGGCGAAGAAACCTTCATTGCTCGTCTCAAGCAGGCTTTCGAAGATCTAAACGCCATCAACCGCCGCTAGAAATTCAGCTTCACTGCAAGCGCCTCAAAACAGAAAGAGCCCCGAAACCATGTGTTTCGGGGCTCTTTCTGTTTAACGCACCGTAAACTCCTAGTGCATGCGTAAGCTGATTCCGCACACCATAGTATGTTGAAAACTACTCGTAGCGTGCAATGCCTGGTTGGCCGAAGCTGAAGTCGCTGAAGTCGTAGTAAGGGCGG is from Hymenobacter tibetensis and encodes:
- a CDS encoding SMI1/KNR4 family protein; this translates as MNSFKHLQKQPSFVYGDAAYLLQYRFTDGEGFPPSYLDFALQVGWGRLCNLFLVYIPALEHADSWPVQSARIKGFMDIFYQEMEYDPFLLEPDGYPGIESALVPFGMSENGEYLAWDSSQRNAANEFPIYVVAARMGGIRYGASNLYDFLAKCTNDQEVKSVLGAGYSKLEPVFEPLRLA
- the fbaA gene encoding class II fructose-bisphosphate aldolase — protein: MAEQTLTGLRAGVLHGDEVQALFQVAKANAFALPAVNVTGSNTVNAVLETAAAVNSPVIIQFSNGGAQFFAGKSIPNGDQRASIAGAISGAQHVHLMAELYDVPVILHTDHAAKKLLPWIDGLLAAGEKHFAQYGQPLYSSHMLDLSEEPIEENIEICKRYLERMSKIGMTLEIELGVTGGEEDGVDNSDVDSSKLYTQPEEVAYAYEQLSEVSPRFTIAAAFGNVHGVYKPGNVKLQPVILHNSQEFLREKHNIAEALPINFVFHGGSGSSQAEIREAISYGAIKMNLDTDLQWALWEGIKDYYVKNEGFLQGQIGNPSGADSPNKKYYDPRVWLRKGEETFIARLKQAFEDLNAINRR